GCAAGCTATATGCATTGATATAACGGACGTCCATACTACTGCAAAGAAAAATGCCGTTAGAATACTTATTTTAAACGAATTAGACAAAGTATTATAAATGCATTATATTTGCAATAATATGATCGTTAAACATAGCTTGTGGTGTTGCGTGTCATTAAGGAAAGCCAATTATGGTACTGAGTATGAGTGATTTTAGAGATAGTTGAGTATAGACTACTAGTTAAAAGAAACAACCAATATGTCTTTTCGAGTGTGCTGTCTCTGTACGCTACAAATACGGCACTATGAAGGAGACACTCTAATCCCTCTACCAGCGCAGTTTTAAAGATTGTAAATGAAATATCGACTTGCACCTCTTGACATCTTCAAAAAATGACTGGAATATTCAAGTTGAAGTTGCTGCACGTGGCAGAGCGAAGTCAATTCATTGAATTAAGAACAAGTTTTTCACATTGAACTTCTCAGAAGGGGTTCATTGACTAACGAAAGCATTAACCGAGTCTCTACAGCTGTCATTTTCTTCCACATGTAAGaggttttattttaagtatGTTTTGTATCGTAACAATAGTTGACTGACACCAGAAGTAAACTTTGCATGTGGCCATCGATTAGGTATGTCCTGCTTCCGTGGACTGAGACTCAGTATACTGTTGTCCGACAAGACGCTTAGATttaataaatactgacacaGGATGCTACCAAAATCAAACTACTGACTTATCGGCACAATCAGTCATAAGGTAATGGAGAATCCGATTTTGAAACTCCTCTTAATATCTATGAAATGACACTTTCCCGTCGCCCATTGCAAGCGTCGTTCTATTGGTTACCACAAGAAAAAACTGTCTAAGACGAACAGCACTCCCACTCTTATAAAACCAATCAGAAATGTATATGGCGTACTCACTGTTACCCGGATGTGAGAGTCAATACCTCTCAATTCCCAACGAGTTCCTTCCGTTAGTGACGTCAGCGCGAACTTGGTGGCCGAATAGAAGTGAGCTTTCCCAACTCTGTGACCTGATAAGCTATAACACAAATGGATGGATCGACTCATTTACTGACTAAAACCAGGCAGAATAGAAAATATGTCATTATTATgtatgtgaatgaatgattgacacAACTGTAGTCACACAAATCAATGAATCTTAAAAACACCAGATATGAAACCTGGACCATTCTCAATAAATTTACACCATGCAGCCATGACACCCAAACCAGTCATACTTAACGTGGATCGCAATGGccattcgggtccaagctggaatCACCATTGttcttttcattccatttcGTTACCAGTTAGACTTTtttaattgttgcttaacgccaatCAGTTTGTTAGTTTTCATGGGTGGCGAATATCGGGGTtcccggcgtaaaccaccgaccattgtCAAGTTGTTGACAAACATTccaacatgtgacatacaaatatgtgCACCATTCTGGTTTGCCTATAAATGAAGAATGCAACAATTGTTAGAATGCTCATATGGCCACAGGAGGGCTACACATTCCTTGTCCAATGCCGAGTCCAGGTCATTGAAATTCATGTGCCTCTGACCGCGTGTTTGCAACAAAACTTCATCGTGAAAACAGATATCAGTAATAGTGTACACATATTTAGTCCGAATTACATTGGACAGGAAAACATCCTCATTACAACCGTGcaccaaaaaaaatgtaatttttcacagttttttgGCACACTCTACCTGGGTTTTAAACTCTACATCTTAAGAACATTACCTGTTTATGTTAATGACTTGTCCGTCATCGACTTGCCTCCTTCTCATCGAGCGTACGGACTCTCTTGTACAGTAACAAACAGCCATAACGTTTACCTGTACAGATGATTGATTTATTCGTTttcaattaaaaatatttttattaccgTTGAACTAAAATGAGCACACAGTAATCAAAATTTCCCGAATTGGTCCCTTATTTTTGAGAGATATTGAAAAGGCTTTTAAGTAagtttatacttttattttttcgcagttcttgtcatttttaaagGTTATATATACCGGAGTATTTGGGCAAACCATATCGATCCTCACAAattcaatcaaatttttgttattatttaaaaatagtCCTGTAATAAAGTTCGTAAATGTGTAATGCGGGTCGCTATATagtcttttcattttatcactaTAGGTAGAGGGTAAAGGTACGAGAtctgatattttcagaaaaacaataatattGCGAACGTAATTTGATTAACGAAGAtcgattttttttaccaaaatctCTAGTATGGCCTCTTTAAAACTTGAGCCTATGCAatatttttacaacaaaatGATACTTATGaagcaacaaaaaaataaaatatgaacaaaataatataGCATTTTTAGGTATTTGTCAGGATTAATGTTCGTGTGGCCCCAGGTGTTTGAACACTGACATCAATCATTGTCCTCCAGTCTTCGCTGTCACCGTCAATAATAGAAGCGTTCAGCGCGAGGCCGGCGTTGTTGACGCAAACGTCAACGCCACCCCAGCGTTCCTCTATCGCGGCGAACATCTTCAAAATGTCTACCTCCGATCTCAAGTCACAGCGTATGGGAAAGACATCTCCCATGCTGGATTGTAGTTCCTCGGCCAATTCCTGTTAAGATATAATATTATCGAGgatttaagaaaatgtttttaaagaaaagaagaaGGGCAACATTTACTGCTCACCACCAGTAAAACGTTCGCataaaacaaccataaataAGCTATGTATCGTATATTTACAGGTTTTAAGACTCTTCTATCACTACTTACTTGCACTCTTCTATCAGTACATAAATGAAATCTTTATGTATGTTCATCCCAAAACCATAATTGAATTCAAATCAATTTGATAAACTATTATAATAGACGGTCTATCTTTGTATTCACCGTTGCCTTTGCTAATTTCGTTACAAGTTGGCCACTGCTAGCTATCGCTAAGGTAGTGTGGCGCATGCAATGTGCAGAAGAAcatagggcctccgtggccgaggtggatagcacgccagcacggcgcaatgacccaggagcctctcaccaacgtggtctctgtgagttaagtccagcaacctgcacatggctatgggtttcccccgggctctgcccggtttcctcccaccataatgctggccgccagcataagtgaaatattcttgaattaagcgtaaaacaccagttaaataaatataaataaaaaagtattaaCCCACTACACTTCCAGCAGTTAAATCTGCTAAATCCAAACGCACCTCTGCGTGCGCGATGGAAACTGCATGTGCTCGAATCTATTTTCTCAAGCTTTTATCATTTACACTCTCCTTCTTCGTTTACCTTATCTAATCCTTGCTCAAATTAAGCTTTCGTCGCTAAAACGTTTCGCCCTGATCTGCCTCTTTGAAGATTACGTGAAAAGGTAAAATCGGTATGCGTAACGTCTCTGCATGACGGCACGTACACGCAACGTTTCGTGCGCTTTGTGTCACTTAATTttcggactgaccgctgggaTCTTATAGGAGAACGCTGagaaatttatttgtgtttttataagtTAGGACACATCCTGAaatgcatattaagaaataaatttgaaatattttatatatattttatgtatacaaGCCGGTTAATATGATCGGTAAGGCCCTATTCATACCATCGTTCTATCGTTCCTTCCccacccccgggctctgcccggtttcctcccaccataatgctggccgccctcgtataagtgaaatattcttgagtacggcgtaaaacaccaatcaaataaataaataaataaatcaataaataaataatcgttCCATCAATTATGGAACGAAATGATGAACCCATTGTGGAAAGCGATAACACGTTGGTCCTACAGTGACTGAACACAGCGATGGAACGATACTGCAAAGCGATAATACGATACTGCAAAGCGATGAAATGATACTGCGAAGTGATGGAACAATGGTAGCACCGTTAGCAGAAGTGTGTTATCGTTTTGTACTATCCTGTCGTTGATTTGTTTCATAGTTTCATCGCTTTAACATGTCGTGCCATAGGCTTAATTCCGTTTTGAATGGTCTCAGTCTGGGCGCAGTAGAAGAATTTGCTACGTACCAGAAAGCAACCATAACTGAGGACAAAACTACAGATTGTAAGAGTAAGGGCCTTTCGTGTTCCCGTGGCTAGCGAGTGAGCATAaaacaataacccaggagcctcccggCAATGTGGTCGATGCATTCGCcgtgacttcctctctggtcgtacgtaggaaggtctgcaagcaagcCAACAGATGGTCGCGGGTCTCCGCGGGGCTCTGCCGGAtttcttcccaacataatgctggccaccgttgtacgagtgaaatattcttgagtacgaccaaaaatcacaaattaaataaataaatgacatgagTAATTACCACTTGTAAGAGTGTCGTCAATAATTATGATAATGTACGTCGCTGAGGGTACTGAGTGTTTTactgagggtttttttttttgtgctgtgCCAGGAAGATGACACACCTGCAGTTTATCTTCACTCCGAGCACATGCTACAACCTTTAGACCATGGCTAGCCAACACCCGTGTGATCTGTGATCCGATACCCTTCGATGCACCCGTTACCAAGGCTACTCGTCCACGCCAGCGTTCCATTGtctgaaaatagaaaaatggCCGTTTATGCGTGCGTGTAGCACGGAATCTTGGACGTAACATGAGACGTAACATATTCCCCCCACCtccaaaaaaataacaatctTTGTTATGTGTTAGCCGAGAAAATTTTTACATAATTGTTAAAGAGGGAAAggcattttcttttcaaaggTGCAAAAAGACAGTGTTTTAAGCGTTATTATAACGAAATGAACGAGACCAAAGTATACATAATAGGTACAATGACTAATGCCCCTGTGCAAATATAGCCTTAACATGCCATGCTTTATAGTATGGGACATTGAAACGGGTGCCTGAACCTGTATCACGGTTCATCTCGAACGATGATCACGGTTGGTTGTGGGTTAGTGTTTATAACTTGGTCGTGGATTAGTGTTTCTGGCTTGGTTGTTGGCTAGTCTTTATGGCTTAGTTGTCTTTACGTATTTATGGCTTGGTTGTGTTTATAGTTTGGTTTTGGGTTAGTGTTGGAAATTCGGCTTCGACCGATTGATCAAAGGCGAAAGAAGTTTTTCCACAAGTCTCCATTAACACATTAGAGTGAGCACTTTCGATTAAACGTCATTGTGTTTACAGAGTAACTACTTTTACTGCAACACAATAGAAATGAAATCAAAGTCTGATCTCGTTGGAAGCAACAATGAGCATTCACAGTTTTCACTTCCATCACTTGTGTCAGGTCTGGATTTGGTCTAAGTGATCTACACATGGATAGCATTGTGCCTAAATGAGAGGTCTTGGTTGTATCGATTGCTTACGTTATTATCTGCATAAAGTAGTCGTAGAGTATGGCAATCAGTGCATTGCACTGACTGTATTTACATACTAATGCGTTTTACCAACCGAGGGACACCTTCCTGACTAATCCCTACAATGAAGCCGCCATCAAAACATCGACCTTTTTGCTGCTTCCACGGAACATGGAACACTGAATTtctaacagaatattttattaaaaaaaaaaaacattgtctgcaatgtttgttgaagacgtttccaaaattaatttttaacgAGTTTTGTTCAAGTTGTCAGTTTATCATTATCAATAATTCATTTCGTCAAAATAATGGCGTGAAcacttttattaatttttatttggcTTATGCGGGGGCTATTCCCTTTCTGTGTAGGTCCATGACCGAAGATGATTCCTAGACAAACAAGAATTTTGCACAATTAATTTAACCTTGGCTGCTTCATAGCTTGAAATTCCTAAGTTTACAGgtaatgcatactcctcacagctcCTGCGCCGCTCTCTGCAtttactttacatcactgtcaccattAGACAAGTTTGACTTTTGGAACTCGTGCGAAGAATGTAGATGTGTATAGACCTATCTTCATTATCAATGTCCTCAGTGCTCATCAACAAAATTGTTTCATGCAGGTGTTCGTTGGAATATTTGTGTGCATACTTTAGAGggaaaaaatgtatgtgtattaagTAATAATccagaaacaaaggttgagacagaaaatctgttttgtCTAACATCATTTCTTGCCTCATCGCCAtgaccccactgaccttgacgTTGTTCAAGATATCTGTACAAAAATTGTGAAGCGAAAGTAGAGAGCAGTGCATGCACTGTAATGAGTATACAAGTAATGGAGAACACATAAAAATCCTTCCCGCCAGACATTAACAAATCAGGGCAGAGTTGTATGctatagtttgtttcttttggaGAGTCgcatatattcagctgtctgtaaaattagtcatactcgctaccaaaattgccttcagtcagCGACACgcaacaacacaagctctacacatcgatatgcttgtagttcatattcttgcaaggaaaatggAGTTAGAACactttctttcaaaatgtttaagtTCATTTCGACGGCAATAACTAATTGTCTCGGGTGAcgtcaaaattattaaaaaagcagtggcatgctgggtattGGGCGGAGTTGAATATGTTTTGAAGGAGGGTGACGCCAGTTACCTGAACTGTTGCCGACtctactgtaaaccctgtttctgataCTGCCAACTTTGAAATCGGTCGCACgctttaatataatataaccttgataaatgaattttactttatgtCTTGTAGTatatctcacggcagtatagttTTAGAGAGGGacgttaggaaattaaagcgatctaGTTATTCGCAGAGACATTAgtttaagctgtgtttttacatggagtttgttctaaccggttgttggtgcagccattatACAACAAATTACTTCCCGCGCCCATTATCCAGTATGCAATTTGttgttgaataattatgacgtcaaacCAGCCAATTAGTTCTTGGTATCAAAACTAAGCTTaatgaagtttaacattatgaaagagaaaaagtattctaaatTGAGATTTCGGTGTTATAATACGGACGTCCTTCGTATCAGTGTTGTATAGCTGGATTGTTACCTGACactaaagacaattttggtagcgaaaattttacagacagctgaatataggtgattctgtaaaagaaatagactattgAACTTTCCCGCAGTAAAACGCacattttttcacacatttctgTTGAAGTTTAGATTCGCGTCCTGCTGTTTTTGATAAAAACGTATTTAGTATCTTTGGTAAACATACGACATTTACGATGTAAAGCAgtcacatgtttacatattgtgtcatataatttgtaaacatgtcacatattTATTATAGAAACATTTTTATAAGTCATGGTTACTAGAttatttaaatgtgtttattgaaaatatccacCACTATgtaaacatattacatgtttactgtaataAATACATCTCTGCAGATTCTAAACCAGGAGGCGTTTCTAAACTGCCGAaggaatgtgtttaaaaacggaacacttatttttagtgtgtgcggtgtacaggtacattgttGTATACAGCGACTCTGCAGCTTTACAACACTATGTGTTGTTTCTCTTTGTGTAGCCCTCCATAGTCTCACGAAAGAGCAGGAAAGAAGTGCCAGACAATTGAAAGAATGGAGTCAGTTTAGGTCAGACGGATAATACATCTTATAGACAAAACACTaggtaaaaaaacaatttgctTATACATACATGAGCAAATCTCTTTCTTTATCGTCTTCTAGGTCTGTCCTGAACATCACGTCTGAGTCAGTCCCACGTGGCAAGCAGTCGATGACGGTGACAGCTTGGTGTGCTGATCAGGTGACTATTGATTTCAGAATGTCAGTGTCTTACATTGAACTTAGCAGCTGCAGACTGCGGTGTCAGATTCAGTGAACACTAAAAATTACACTGGAAATAATTCACCGACAAATTGACCGATTCATCAAGTTTTAGCTCGTGGGTATAAGATTTGttgtcgccatcgtataagtgaaatattccagcaCCAGATAAAATACGCCCCTTTGCATTGGGCAACAACGGTCATGGAGGGGTACAGagatattctcgaatcctgcagacgacgcCAAATTTATCTCCTGAGtaggttatttccctttgttgGGTTGCAAATACAATGGTCATATCACCGAAGCAATTCACCTATACAccggtcttctgcactgaattgatgaaTATTTgtaggataaattcgttacttggttactcagtgataggatacacaaatacatggtGCCAATAACCCTCATATTGGGCTCGGCTGACACCTCGCCTAGCGTAACATGAGGATTGTTGACACTATATATTAGCGTATCCTATCATTAGGTAGTCATGCAACTAATAACACGGTGTAAAacgtaaaatcaaataaataaataaataagatttgtATACGACGGTAGGGGAAATTAGTGTGCATTATTATAACATTCAGTGGCCTCTGCTTGTTAAAGTTGTACCAATAGTGTTTCATTTCTTCCTGCTTTATTCAAAGAATTGGCGTTTAGTTATAACGTACTCATGGAAATTTCAGTTATACGTCGGTAGTCCGGTTTATTTGTGAAGGAAATCAAAAACCCCGACCAAAAAACGCTCCAAAGACGACCCTGGGAAAGAAAACGGTAATCGCTACCAGGCGGCATCGGAAAAAATGGCACCGAAAAAAAGTGATAATCGCTACCAGACggcatcagaaaaaaatggtaCTCGCTACCAGACGGCACCGGAAAAAAATGGTACTCGCTACCAGTCGGTACCGGGAAAAAACAGGACATTCCATCATGTGGTCGTGCGGGAAAACAACGCACCCCACCATATGGCCATGGGAAAACAGCACTTACCACCATGTGGTATGGGAAAACAGCGCACCCCCTATGTGGTCATGCGGAAAACAGCGACCCAACCATGTGGCCATGCGCATGGGAAAACAGCACACCGATCATGTGACCATGGTAAACAGCGTAAGACACCATGTTGTCATGCGCATGGGAAGACAGCACACCCCAACATGTGGTCATGCGCAAAACATACGTACCACCATATGGCCACAGatccccattaattttccataagcgacaatgttaacatttaacgCTGTAGCTCATTCTCAAACATTCCGTGGTCAAtaaactttggtgcatacctggcccagcctgtaagaaacaagccataaaagccttgacataggttgaccgtcaaaatctggacctttctatgctcgcagctgggaggggtgcctagcaacgccaaggggacgttactcgcagcctcatcaccacctatctccttgtgtcctctcgcccagaatttcaaattttcatcattaaaactaaaactcatacctgcgcaAAGCTtaaacaatttccatcattctgataccaagcatgcacacCAAAAATGTACTGGCAgcaaaaatggcaggctggcagcaaaaaaagactttacaccctaaacacacaattacattgcctcccgaaaaacggaagttgtaatgagGGTCTGTGTCCTAAATGGTCAAGAGATAACAGCACACCCCACCAGACGTACACAAGAGAAGTGGTACGGCTTCACGCGCTGACCGCTATGTCCGGGCCAAAGCTGAATCGAGTTTAACAGAGATGATTAGAGCTTTAAGATCAGATATAGCCAGCTAATTGCAATACAGCTTCCAATAATAGAAGTTCATTACCGAATgtcttttcttaaaaaaaaatgactttcaAATGATACGCAACTAAAGTCTTATTTGTTTAGGAAGTCCTTACAAGGTAAAGATTTTGTAGAGCTAAACCACGTCCATTCCGTTAAATGTAAGTGCAGGAGAAACACACAAGCCAAGTGTACAAGCAGTATAAGCTGAGAAAATACGAGAAGAGTGGAGCCAGAGGGAATTGGTCTATTCCTGCAAAAGATGGTGAACATATCCAATCGATGTTAGCCTCCTGTCCTTCTAAAAACTATAGATTCCAATATGACACGCTCAGGTAAATTTCATTAAGGAGGGGTATAACTCGAGTGGTTAGTATGAAGACCTTtgaccgtcgcataagtgaaatattgttgagtacagagtaaaacagcaatcaagcaaataaatgcttgtaaataaatgaatacattttggCCTATTGGCATACATCTCATAACAGACAACTGAAGCCAGGAATTCTTGTCACTCGGGTACACGCTCCTTATCTGGACTGAGATTTTCATTGTTCGCCAAATAAAAGATGTTGTATACCAGCTCTAAGACGTGATCTTGAATTTAATTAAGCGATTTGCTCGATCTAAGCTAGTATACAAGCCTCTAAAAATACCCCAAGATTTCGATCATGCtcaacatttctgttaaatCTGTTCTTATTGATAATTCTTATGCAGCCAATTTGGGCCAAGTGAATCTCT
Above is a window of Liolophura sinensis isolate JHLJ2023 chromosome 7, CUHK_Ljap_v2, whole genome shotgun sequence DNA encoding:
- the LOC135471576 gene encoding dehydrogenase/reductase SDR family member 11-like, which encodes MERWRGRVALVTGASKGIGSQITRVLASHGLKVVACARSEDKLQELAEELQSSMGDVFPIRCDLRSEVDILKMFAAIEERWGGVDVCVNNAGLALNASIIDGDSEDWRTMIDVNVMAVCYCTRESVRSMRRRQVDDGQVININSLSGHRVGKAHFYSATKFALTSLTEGTRWELRGIDSHIRVTSISPGLVKTNFASVLMGEAGAAETYNTRQYLEAKDIADMVVTVLSTPKHVQIHDILVRPTEQLP